Proteins co-encoded in one Trichoplusia ni isolate ovarian cell line Hi5 chromosome 19, tn1, whole genome shotgun sequence genomic window:
- the LOC113503393 gene encoding uncharacterized protein LOC113503393, giving the protein MNVADSTGGSTCKGQENGDASSGSERPLKKARFAWQVKGKYHLKNDASEIAKTSTTESLDPDLAGSSGSASSSNNVGAEQNLEILGDYLLKQDFNTLDSVHPVISDPEKSVHKPSSSIPADKLQYPRYVSSFDNVSNNVLRTNDNSNEFDSRSISMVACQNLTEDHYIARWQAKQMAKGVIDNTINRVLDSWIQVPLPQEEDGSRFLALDVTDFINNLPGDNSIENEGILMAISAHGLQNTSNSSSSSSRDMEDVCMPTDVPTGPVVETPSPQRSLSPLPSDDESQEQNNPCDTDNSSNDLDLPWSYSDDQKNETSDLAHFPLFPDASNLSYQYPNENNQNSNAFDGNMVDNHCDFLDAAVMFAIQSKGLTTLGTDYG; this is encoded by the exons ATGAATGTAGCAGATTCGACTGGAGGGTCGACGTGTAAAGGGCAAGAAAATGGCGACGCATCGAGTGGATCTGAGCGCCCACTCAAGAAAGCACGTTTTGCGTGGCAAGTTAAAGGGAAATACCACTTGAAGAATGATGCAAGTGAAATAGCTAAAACTTCTACTACGGAATCTCTAGATCCAGACCTGGCTGGATCGTCTGGCAGTGCAAGTAGTAGTAATAACGTAGGCGCTGAACAAAACCTAGAGATATTAGGTGATTACTTGCTGAAGCAAGATTTTAACACACTGGACTCTGTTCACCCTGTTATTTCTGACCCTGAAAAATCCGTTCATAAACCAAGTTCAAGTATACCTGCTGATAAGTTACAATACCCCAGATATGTTAGTTCATTTGACAATGTTTCTAACAATGTTTTAAGGACTAATGACAACAGTAATGAGTTTGATTCTCGGTCCATATCTATGGTGGCTTGTCAAAATTTGACTGAAGATCACTACATAGCCCGATGGCAGGCCAAACag ATGGCAAAAGGTGTTATAGACAATACAATAAATCGTGTTTTGGATTCCTGGATTCAAGTTCCATTACCTCAAGAGGAGGATGGGTCTAGATTTCTAGCTCTTGATGTTACAGATTTTATAAACAACCTTCCTGGTGACAATAGTATAGAGAATGAAGGGATACTGATGGCTATATCTGCACATGGCTTGCAGAACACTTCAAATTCAAGCAGCTCTAGTTCTAGAGACATGGAGGATGTTTGTATGCCCACAGATGTTCCTACAGGTCCAGTCGTCGAAACTCCTTCCCCTCAAAGGAGTTTGTCACCCCTACCATCAGATGATGAATCTCAAGAACAAAACAATCCATGTGATACTGATAACTCCTCAAATGATTTAGACTTGCCATGGTCATACTCCGATGATCAGAAAAATGAGACAAGTGACTTGGCACATTTTCCTCTATTCCCTGATGCCTCAAACTTATCCTACCAATATCCTAATGAAAATAACCAGAACTCCAATGCCTTTGATGGAAACATGGTTGACAATCACTGTGATTTCCTTGATGCAGCAGTCATGTTTGCCATACAGAGCAAAGGTTTAACTACACTCGGAACGGATTATGGCtaa